A DNA window from Canis lupus dingo isolate Sandy chromosome 2, ASM325472v2, whole genome shotgun sequence contains the following coding sequences:
- the UBIAD1 gene encoding ubiA prenyltransferase domain-containing protein 1 isoform X2, with product MAASQAAGDVNIPAGDAGRPGDREPPGPDCPEADRPTRRSWRHKCASYVLALRPWSFSASLTPVALGSALAYRAQGGLDPRLLAGCAVAVLAVHGAGNLVNTYYDFSKGIDHKKSDDRTLVDRILEPQDVVRFGVLLYTLGCVCAAGLYSLSPLRLEHLALIYFGGLSGSFLYTGGSPC from the coding sequence ATGGCGGCGTCGCAGGCCGCGGGGGACGTCAACATCCCGGCGGGCGACGCGGGCAGGCCCGGGGACCGCGAGCCGCCGGGGCCCGACTGTCCGGAGGCGGACCGGCCCACGCGCCGCTCCTGGAGGCACAAGTGCGCCTCGTACGTGCTGGCGCTGCGGCCCTGGAGCTTCAGCGCGTCGCTGACCCCCGTGGCCCTGGGCAGCGCCTTGGCCTACCGGGCGCAGGGCGGGCTGGACCCGCGGCTGCTGGCGGGCTGCGCCGTGGCCGTCCTGGCCGTGCACGGCGCCGGCAACCTGGTCAACACCTACTACGACTTCTCCAAGGGCATCGACCACAAGAAGAGCGACGACAGGACGCTGGTGGACCGCATCCTGGAGCCGCAGGACGTGGTGCGGTTCGGCGTCCTGCTCTACACCCTGGGCTGCGTGTGCGCCGCCGGCCTCTACTCCCTGTCGCCCCTGAGGCTGGAGCACTTGGCCCTCATCTACTTCGGAGGCCTGTCGGGCTCCTTCCTCTACACGGGAG